One Rhodothermaceae bacterium genomic region harbors:
- a CDS encoding tyrosine-type recombinase/integrase, whose amino-acid sequence MLVPVSSQPSSQANDDMHLISLWLQGKSSRSQEAYSHDIEQFVDFVDVPLSDVKLQHFWDWVDHLKEKGALPATQARKLAAVKSLFSFAHRIGYLLFNVGAAVTLPNIPEKLSERILTEADIQQILAQASTLRNRVLLKLFYASGARVSELSRLYWGAVIARNDNQQGQITLLGKGNKTRTLVVPTSVWKELMELKSKTEATEPNQPVFRSRKGGPLSRQQIWRIVRNAAKSAGFDQNISPHWLRHAHASHALNHGAPVHLVKESLGHQSLTTTSKYAHARPDESSSKYIDI is encoded by the coding sequence AACCCTCCAGTCAGGCCAATGATGATATGCATCTCATCAGCCTTTGGCTACAAGGAAAAAGTTCGCGTTCTCAGGAGGCTTATTCGCACGATATCGAGCAATTTGTAGACTTTGTGGATGTACCGCTGAGCGACGTTAAACTGCAGCATTTCTGGGACTGGGTAGATCATCTGAAAGAAAAAGGAGCTTTACCCGCAACTCAAGCACGTAAACTGGCAGCAGTCAAGAGTCTGTTCAGCTTCGCTCACCGAATTGGATATTTACTCTTCAATGTGGGTGCAGCTGTCACCCTGCCCAATATCCCTGAAAAATTGAGTGAGCGCATCCTGACAGAGGCAGATATTCAACAAATTCTTGCTCAGGCAAGCACGCTACGGAATCGTGTGCTACTAAAGCTATTTTACGCATCCGGTGCTCGTGTATCAGAGTTGAGCCGACTCTATTGGGGTGCCGTAATCGCACGAAACGACAATCAGCAAGGCCAGATCACTCTCCTGGGTAAAGGCAATAAAACGAGGACATTAGTCGTCCCTACCTCAGTCTGGAAGGAACTGATGGAACTCAAATCGAAAACAGAGGCCACCGAACCAAATCAACCTGTTTTCCGGTCACGTAAAGGTGGACCACTGTCTAGGCAGCAGATCTGGCGAATTGTTCGAAATGCGGCAAAGAGTGCAGGATTTGACCAGAATATATCCCCCCATTGGCTCCGACACGCTCACGCATCCCATGCCCTTAATCATGGAGCTCCAGTCCACTTGGTAAAGGAATCTCTGGGACATCAGTCTCTTACGACCACCAGTAAATATGCTCATGCTCGTCCAGACGAATCCTCCTCCAAGTATATAGATATCTGA